A genome region from Candidatus Zixiibacteriota bacterium includes the following:
- a CDS encoding DUF1573 domain-containing protein: protein MRLRSSFLLIAVIFAVHPFSQAGTPRIEFSERVWDFGRVPQQSTVSHTFWIKNVGTDTLKGISARVP, encoded by the coding sequence TTGAGATTAAGAAGTTCTTTTTTACTCATAGCGGTTATATTTGCAGTTCATCCTTTTTCTCAGGCTGGGACTCCGAGGATCGAATTTTCCGAGAGGGTGTGGGATTTTGGAAGGGTCCCCCAGCAGTCCACAGTCTCTCATACCTTCTGGATTAAAAATGTCGGGACTGACACCCTTAAAGGAATCAGCGCCCGGGTCCCCTGA
- a CDS encoding NAD(P)-dependent alcohol dehydrogenase, protein MKAIVYTKYGPPDVLELKEEEKPTPKEDEVLVKVHAASVNAGDWHILRGKPLLIRLMGFGLLKPKNKILGSDIAGRVEAVGRNVKQFQPDDEVFGNISDCGWGGFAEYVCARENALALKPANISFEEAAAVPMAAITALQGLRDKGQIQPGQKVLINGASGGVGTFAVQIAKSFGAEVTGVCSTRNLDMVRSIGADQVIDYTREDFTQSGQRYDLILAANGYHSISDYKRALSPKGTYVMTGGSLAQMFQAMLLGPWISMTGSKKMGSLMSKPNQKDLVFMKELLKAGKVKPVIDRRYTLSEVPEALRYLEEEHARGKIIITLEHNNKT, encoded by the coding sequence ATGAAAGCGATTGTATACACAAAATACGGACCACCGGATGTTCTTGAATTAAAAGAGGAAGAAAAACCTACTCCCAAGGAGGATGAAGTACTGGTAAAAGTTCATGCGGCATCCGTGAATGCAGGTGACTGGCATATCCTGAGAGGTAAACCGCTCTTGATTCGCCTAATGGGCTTTGGGCTTCTAAAACCAAAAAACAAGATACTCGGATCTGACATTGCGGGGCGGGTTGAAGCGGTTGGCAGAAACGTAAAGCAGTTTCAGCCAGATGATGAGGTATTCGGGAACATATCCGATTGTGGTTGGGGTGGTTTTGCCGAGTATGTATGTGCCCGTGAAAATGCATTGGCGTTGAAACCAGCCAATATATCGTTCGAGGAAGCAGCGGCCGTACCTATGGCGGCAATCACCGCCCTGCAGGGTCTTCGCGATAAAGGACAGATTCAGCCAGGGCAAAAGGTTTTGATTAATGGCGCATCTGGTGGTGTTGGTACGTTTGCGGTGCAGATTGCCAAATCGTTCGGGGCTGAAGTGACTGGCGTGTGCAGCACGAGGAATTTGGACATGGTGCGCTCGATTGGGGCAGACCAGGTCATTGATTACACCAGGGAAGATTTCACCCAAAGTGGGCAGCGTTATGACCTGATTCTTGCTGCTAACGGATATCATTCGATTTCAGATTACAAGCGTGCATTAAGTCCCAAGGGAACTTATGTCATGACCGGAGGTTCGTTGGCTCAAATGTTCCAAGCTATGCTCCTAGGACCATGGATTTCAATGACCGGGAGTAAGAAAATGGGTAGCCTGATGTCGAAACCAAACCAAAAAGATTTGGTTTTTATGAAAGAGCTTCTTAAAGCCGGCAAAGTAAAACCCGTTATAGATAGACGTTACACGTTAAGTGAGGTTCCTGAAGCTCTCCGGTATCTTGAAGAAGAACACGCCCGAG
- a CDS encoding DUF1573 domain-containing protein, protein MTPETKSVTVSSSDTVSGFNRLEITADVKPKPDTLLDISYAPYSLEFKEKKKGKFEEMKVEFTNKGQKEFRLKVIDYPKRFFEAQLSKETLMPGKTVELKVKPAKTLPAGTVKKSITLQVSGEKEFRITIPVKTGGS, encoded by the coding sequence ATGACCCCGGAGACGAAATCTGTCACGGTGAGCTCCAGCGATACTGTTTCCGGCTTCAACCGGCTGGAGATAACGGCAGACGTAAAGCCTAAGCCGGATACCCTGCTGGATATAAGCTATGCACCATACAGTTTAGAATTCAAAGAGAAGAAAAAAGGGAAATTTGAGGAGATGAAAGTTGAGTTTACAAATAAGGGACAGAAAGAATTCAGGCTTAAAGTTATTGATTATCCCAAGAGGTTTTTTGAGGCGCAATTAAGTAAGGAAACCCTTATGCCGGGAAAGACAGTAGAACTGAAAGTGAAGCCTGCGAAAACTCTTCCAGCAGGAACGGTCAAAAAATCGATTACCTTACAGGTGAGCGGGGAAAAGGAGTTCAGGATAACCATTCCGGTGAAAACTGGAGGTAGCTAA